One part of the Oncorhynchus kisutch isolate 150728-3 linkage group LG22, Okis_V2, whole genome shotgun sequence genome encodes these proteins:
- the rxfp3.3b gene encoding relaxin-3 receptor 1 yields MQTALGDTWNHNISSYNRSSTDPDRFSSLEDIDMTADGSPALRIMISIVYSVVCAAGLVGNLLVVFLMKVRQGRKRSTIHFFVLNLAMTDFQFVLTLPFWAVDTALDFSWPFGNAMCKIILSVTVMNMYASVFFLTAMSVTRYWSVASALKDRTRHRYCSVRWVSAVLWVFATVATAPTAIFSNMTNIAGEKLCLLRFPEGQHWLALYHLQKIIIAFVFPMLIVTICYLMLLRFVRLRSMNNNHPKRSNRVTKSVTIVVLSFFLCWMPNHAITFWGVLVKFNVVNWDRSYYMVHTYVFPVTVCLAHANSCLNPVLYCLMRREFRKMLKDLFWRVSSPANSCQIRPFSATRKASVHGDTQIPLNVIDTDLCQLSIVNGQCDA; encoded by the coding sequence ATGCAAACGGCACTGGGGGACACTTGGAACCATAACATCAGCTCTTATAACCGGTCCTCTACGGACCCAGACCGCTTCAGCAGCCTGGAGGACATAGATATGACCGCGGACGGCAGTCCAGCGCTTCGAATCATGATATCAATCGTGTATTCTGTGGTTTGCGCAGCGGGTTTGGTGGGGAATTTGTTAGTCGTTTTCTTAATGAAAGTGAGACAAGGAAGAAAAAGGTCCACCATACACTTTTTTGTTCTTAATCTGGCCATGACGGACTTCCAGTTTGTCCTGACCCTGCCTTTCTGGGCTGTGGACACTGCTCTGGACTTCAGCTGGCCGTTTGGGAACGCGATGTGCAAGATCATTCTCTCCGTTACTGTTATGAACATGTACGCGAGTGTTTTCTTCCTCACTGCTATGAGTGTTACGCGCTACTGGTCCGTTGCCTCGGCTCTAAAGGACCGCACCAGACACAGATATTGTTCGGTGAGATGGGTAAGCGCAGTGCTATGGGTCTTTGCCACTGTGGCCACCGCTCCAACTGCTATTTTCTCCAATATGACAAACATCGCTGGGGAGAAGCTCTGCCTTTTGCGGTTCCCGGAGGGCCAGCACTGGCTGGCTTTATATCACTTACAAAAAATCATAATTGCCTTTGTTTTCCCCATGCTCATAGTAACAATTTGCTATTTGATGCTCCTACGATTCGTTCGCCTGAGGAGTATGAACAACAACCATCCTAAACGGAGTAACAGAGTCACTAAATCCGTTACCATTGTGGTTCTTTCATTCTTTTTGTGTTGGATGCCAAATCACGCCATCACTTTCTGGGGCGTCCTGGTCAAATTTAATGTGGTGAACTGGGACAGGTCTTATTATATGGTTCACACCTATGTTTTCCCTGTGACCGTGTGCCTGGCACATGCCAATAGTTGCTTGAACCCAGTTTTATATTGTCTCATGCGAAGAGAGTTCAGGAAAATGCTGAAGGATTTATTCTGGCGGGTTTCCTCACCTGCGAACAGCTGCCAAATACGTCCCTTTTCTGCAACTCGAAAAGCCTCTGTCCACGGTGACACACAAATACCTTTGAATGTCATAGACACCGACCTCTGTCAACTATCCATTGTAAATGGGCAATGTGACGCATAA